In bacterium, a single window of DNA contains:
- a CDS encoding tetratricopeptide repeat protein — protein sequence MRDRPAGARASTIAALVAIALATWCAYWPCLWGGFIWDDNSYVAYNPLLQDAAGLWRIWFEPTATPQYHPLVFSSYWAEYQWWGLATPGYHAVNIALHVANSLLLFAVLRRLRVRGAVLAAGLFALHPVHVESVAWITERKDVLSALFYGATLLCWLRYLASDRERDWIIALALATGTLLSKTVLCTLPAGLALLAWWRAPERWRVWGLRLVPFLLVSAPIAAVTVWREHAHGNPALPYGAVERVLIAARALWVHVAALIWPLDLTIAYARWDVSVADPIGALALLAWLAVALALWRLRARFGGGPLTAFAFYVVTLAPMLGFVDYNIMRYAFVADHFQYVASAGLIALAAAAAAHGTRGRPAWQRVAMASALLAVLAALTWRQAGLYRDADTMWRDNLAKNPRSWIAYSFLATEAMRENRYPDAAAVLRQAVAAIPEHAEARRTLGVVLASLGQPHEALEQLRVARALDPANPRVAHGLGALLLSNGQAREAADQFAAAVALQPDYADAWHYWGLADAQLGNRADAIAHLEQSLRLRPDNPEARAALDALRASP from the coding sequence ATGCGCGATCGCCCCGCCGGCGCGCGCGCGTCGACCATCGCGGCCCTGGTCGCCATCGCGCTGGCGACGTGGTGCGCCTACTGGCCCTGCCTGTGGGGCGGGTTCATCTGGGACGACAACTCCTACGTGGCGTACAACCCGCTGCTGCAGGACGCCGCCGGGCTGTGGCGGATCTGGTTCGAGCCCACCGCCACCCCCCAGTACCATCCCCTCGTCTTCTCCTCGTACTGGGCCGAGTACCAGTGGTGGGGCCTGGCCACGCCGGGCTATCACGCCGTCAACATCGCGCTGCACGTCGCCAACTCGCTGCTGCTGTTCGCGGTGCTGCGGCGGCTGCGCGTCCGCGGCGCGGTGCTCGCCGCCGGCCTCTTCGCGCTCCATCCGGTGCACGTCGAATCGGTGGCCTGGATCACCGAGCGCAAGGACGTCCTCTCCGCCCTCTTCTACGGCGCCACGCTGCTCTGCTGGCTGCGCTACCTGGCCAGCGACCGGGAGCGCGACTGGATCATCGCGCTGGCGTTGGCGACGGGCACGCTGCTCAGCAAGACGGTACTCTGCACCCTGCCGGCAGGGCTGGCCCTGCTGGCCTGGTGGCGGGCGCCGGAACGCTGGCGCGTCTGGGGTCTGCGACTGGTGCCCTTCCTGCTCGTCAGCGCCCCCATCGCCGCGGTGACCGTCTGGCGCGAGCACGCCCACGGCAACCCCGCCCTGCCCTACGGCGCGGTCGAACGGGTGCTGATCGCCGCCCGCGCCCTGTGGGTCCACGTCGCCGCGCTGATCTGGCCCCTCGATCTCACCATCGCCTATGCGCGCTGGGACGTCTCGGTCGCCGACCCGATCGGCGCCCTGGCGCTCCTCGCCTGGCTGGCCGTCGCCCTGGCGCTCTGGCGGCTGCGCGCCCGCTTCGGCGGCGGGCCGCTGACGGCGTTCGCATTCTACGTCGTGACGCTCGCCCCGATGCTCGGCTTCGTCGACTACAACATCATGCGCTACGCCTTCGTCGCCGATCACTTCCAGTACGTCGCGAGCGCCGGACTGATCGCCCTCGCCGCCGCGGCCGCGGCGCACGGGACGCGCGGCCGACCCGCCTGGCAGCGGGTCGCCATGGCGAGCGCGCTGCTCGCCGTGCTCGCCGCGCTCACCTGGCGCCAGGCCGGGCTCTACCGCGACGCCGACACGATGTGGCGCGACAACCTCGCCAAGAACCCGCGGTCGTGGATCGCGTACAGCTTCCTCGCCACCGAAGCGATGCGCGAGAATCGCTACCCGGATGCCGCGGCGGTGCTGCGCCAGGCCGTGGCGGCGATACCCGAGCACGCCGAGGCGCGCCGCACCCTGGGCGTCGTGCTCGCCTCGCTCGGCCAGCCGCACGAGGCGTTGGAGCAGTTGCGCGTCGCGCGCGCGCTCGATCCCGCCAACCCCCGGGTCGCGCACGGCCTCGGCGCCCTGCTGCTCAGCAACGGACAGGCCCGCGAGGCCGCCGATCAGTTCGCCGCCGCCGTGGCGCTGCAGCCCGACTACGCCGACGCCTGGCACTATTGGGGACTCGCCGACGCCCAGCTCGGCAATCGAGCCGACGCCATCGCGCATCTGGAGCAATCCCTGCGCCTGCGACCGGACAACCCGGAGGCCCGCGCCGCCCTCGACGCGCTCCGCGCCTCGCCGTAA
- a CDS encoding glycerol-3-phosphate 1-O-acyltransferase, with protein MEGWPETGGRRVVFLLDATGRLEQRLLADWIDRHRPAGVNGEVAIPIPSSRRRRRSRLDPRLEATLATDDDPLLAPLRVAWFARGNPTRTARLRDLVTFGDGRDPGTLRQAWALRRRPESCRIVVGTPAPASDLRRRWQQAGGSDVAQTTGLADFVARQATLALERAERRLRGSRYKVPRFVYEDILGRPAFRGGVARIAAALGKPEHAQQQQAARYLREIAATHSPFVIDLTARLIHQLVARGYSAVRYDRQQLEHLFALGQRHPLVFLPTHKSNLDHLVLQYVLHENGHPPNHTAGGINMNFFPVGPLVRRSGVFFIRRTFKDNPLYKFVLQQYIDYLIEKRFTLEWYLEGGRSRSGKLLPPRFGLFATVVDAYRRRRADDVQLIPVAIVYDQIQDVGDYVAEQRGGAKERESLGWFLRLIRRLHRDYGEIHVRFGEPLALSKALGPASHLDEESADERHLDVQKVAFESAVRINRVTPITPTSLVALTLLGLGDRAATVPELVKGLFNLVNYIRRRQLPTTVELDVDTPEGVQRILDQLEQSGVVSRFAEGLDAVYAIGPEQHLTAAYYRNTIIHFFVTPSIAELALLRAAEVEPPAAPGAFWDEALRLRDLLKFEFFFADREAFRAELRDEVALHDPDWEAALPLGGEAIRATVRRFKPFSAHRVLRPFLEAYRVVGDALERHDAEKPVDEAAFLSTCLALGKQYRLQRRIRREESVSKVLFATALRLARNYALLAPDGPELADRRRAFARDMRAVIRRIDAIDTLAASRVAGLIE; from the coding sequence ATGGAGGGATGGCCGGAAACCGGTGGCCGACGGGTGGTGTTCCTGCTCGACGCCACCGGGCGCCTGGAGCAGCGGCTGCTCGCCGACTGGATCGATCGCCATCGCCCGGCCGGGGTGAACGGCGAGGTGGCGATCCCCATCCCGTCGTCGCGACGGCGCCGCCGCTCGCGGCTCGATCCACGCCTCGAGGCGACGCTGGCCACCGACGACGATCCGCTGCTGGCGCCGCTGCGCGTCGCCTGGTTCGCGCGCGGCAACCCGACGCGAACGGCGCGCCTGCGCGACCTGGTGACGTTCGGCGACGGGCGCGATCCCGGCACCCTGCGCCAGGCCTGGGCGCTGCGCCGCCGGCCGGAGAGCTGCCGCATCGTCGTCGGCACGCCCGCCCCGGCCTCCGACCTGCGCCGCCGCTGGCAGCAGGCGGGGGGGAGCGACGTCGCCCAGACGACCGGCCTCGCCGACTTCGTCGCCCGCCAGGCGACGCTGGCACTGGAGCGCGCCGAACGCCGCCTGCGCGGCTCGCGCTACAAGGTGCCGCGCTTCGTCTACGAGGACATCCTCGGCCGCCCCGCCTTCCGCGGCGGCGTCGCCCGCATCGCCGCCGCGCTCGGCAAGCCCGAGCACGCCCAGCAGCAGCAGGCGGCGCGCTACCTGCGCGAGATCGCGGCGACCCACAGCCCGTTCGTCATCGACCTCACGGCGCGCCTGATCCACCAGCTCGTGGCGCGCGGCTATTCGGCGGTGCGCTACGACCGGCAGCAGCTCGAGCACCTGTTCGCGCTCGGCCAGCGCCACCCGCTGGTCTTCCTGCCGACCCACAAGTCGAACCTCGACCACCTGGTGCTGCAGTACGTGCTGCACGAGAACGGCCACCCGCCCAACCACACCGCCGGCGGCATCAACATGAACTTCTTCCCCGTCGGCCCGCTGGTGCGGCGCTCGGGCGTGTTCTTCATCCGCCGGACCTTCAAGGACAACCCGCTCTACAAATTCGTCCTGCAGCAGTACATCGACTACCTGATCGAGAAGCGCTTCACGCTCGAGTGGTACCTGGAGGGCGGGCGCTCGCGCTCCGGCAAGCTCCTGCCGCCGCGCTTCGGCCTGTTCGCCACCGTCGTCGACGCCTACCGCCGACGCCGGGCGGACGACGTGCAGCTCATCCCGGTCGCGATCGTCTACGACCAGATCCAGGACGTCGGCGACTACGTCGCCGAGCAGCGCGGCGGCGCCAAGGAGCGCGAGAGCCTCGGCTGGTTCCTCCGTCTCATCCGCCGCCTGCACCGCGACTACGGCGAGATCCACGTCCGCTTCGGCGAGCCGCTGGCGCTCAGCAAGGCGCTCGGCCCCGCCTCGCATCTCGACGAGGAGAGCGCCGACGAGCGCCACCTCGATGTCCAGAAGGTCGCCTTCGAGTCGGCGGTGCGGATCAACCGGGTGACGCCGATCACGCCGACCTCGCTGGTCGCCCTCACCCTGCTCGGGCTCGGCGATCGCGCCGCCACCGTCCCCGAGCTGGTGAAGGGCCTGTTCAACCTCGTCAACTACATCCGCCGGCGCCAGCTCCCGACCACCGTCGAGCTCGACGTCGACACCCCCGAGGGCGTGCAGCGCATCCTCGACCAGCTCGAGCAGAGCGGCGTCGTCAGCCGTTTCGCCGAGGGCCTCGACGCCGTCTACGCGATCGGCCCCGAGCAGCACCTGACGGCGGCCTACTACCGCAACACCATCATCCACTTCTTCGTCACCCCCTCGATCGCCGAGCTGGCGCTGCTGCGCGCCGCCGAGGTCGAGCCCCCGGCCGCGCCGGGTGCCTTCTGGGACGAGGCGCTGCGCCTGCGCGACCTGCTGAAGTTCGAGTTCTTCTTCGCCGACCGCGAGGCCTTCCGCGCCGAGCTGCGCGACGAGGTGGCGCTGCACGATCCCGACTGGGAGGCGGCGCTGCCGCTCGGCGGCGAGGCCATCCGCGCCACCGTGCGGCGCTTCAAGCCGTTCAGCGCCCATCGCGTGCTGCGGCCGTTCCTCGAGGCCTATCGGGTGGTCGGCGACGCCCTCGAGCGGCACGATGCCGAGAAACCGGTGGACGAGGCGGCGTTCCTCTCCACCTGCCTGGCGCTCGGCAAGCAGTACCGCCTGCAGCGGCGCATCCGGCGCGAGGAGTCGGTGTCGAAGGTCCTGTTCGCCACCGCGCTGCGGCTGGCGCGCAACTACGCCCTGCTCGCCCCCGACGGCCCCGAGCTCGCCGACCGCCGCCGCGCCTTCGCGCGCGACATGCGCGCGGTCATCCGCCGCATCGACGCCATCGACACCCTCGCCGCCAGCCGCGTCGCCGGCCTGATCGAGTGA
- a CDS encoding MarR family transcriptional regulator: MAKAKKAAAPPAVAEAQWTFLTNHAHVLLSLAQDPEALMRDVAAAVGVTERAVQRIVAELEAAGYLVKSREGRRNRYEVKTALPLRHPIERHCEVGHLVRMVTDPRRRRG, encoded by the coding sequence ATGGCGAAGGCGAAGAAGGCGGCGGCGCCGCCGGCGGTGGCGGAGGCGCAGTGGACGTTTCTCACCAACCATGCGCACGTGCTGTTGAGCCTGGCGCAGGATCCGGAAGCGCTGATGCGCGACGTCGCGGCGGCCGTCGGGGTGACCGAGCGCGCGGTGCAGCGCATCGTCGCCGAGTTGGAGGCGGCCGGCTACCTGGTGAAGAGCCGCGAGGGGCGGCGCAACCGCTACGAGGTCAAGACGGCGCTGCCGCTGCGCCATCCGATCGAGCGGCACTGCGAGGTCGGCCATCTGGTGCGGATGGTGACCGATCCGCGGCGCCGGCGCGGCTGA
- the fabI gene encoding enoyl-ACP reductase FabI, producing the protein MHPLQGKRGLVTGIANADSIAYGCARALRRQGAELAITYLNDKAAPHVRPLAEALGAPLVLPLDVEAPGQMRAVFEAIDAAWGELDFAIHALAFAPAADLRGRVTDCSAAGFQRAMHVSCYSFLELARHAEPLLRRGGTLLTLSFYGADKVVGEYNLMGPVKAALQCCVRYLARELGPKDIRVHALSPGPIRTRAASGLGGFDALIADAAARTPSGRLATIDDVGAVAAFLVGDGARAMSGDTVFVDGGRHAIG; encoded by the coding sequence ATGCACCCACTGCAGGGCAAACGGGGACTCGTCACCGGCATCGCCAACGCCGACAGCATCGCCTACGGGTGCGCCCGCGCGCTCCGCCGCCAGGGCGCCGAGCTCGCCATCACGTACCTGAACGACAAGGCGGCGCCGCACGTGCGGCCGCTCGCGGAGGCGCTGGGCGCCCCGCTGGTCCTGCCGCTCGACGTCGAGGCGCCCGGGCAGATGCGCGCGGTGTTCGAGGCGATCGACGCCGCCTGGGGCGAGCTCGACTTCGCGATTCACGCCCTGGCCTTCGCGCCGGCGGCGGACCTGCGCGGTCGGGTGACGGACTGCTCGGCGGCGGGCTTCCAGCGCGCCATGCACGTCTCCTGCTACTCGTTCCTCGAGCTGGCGCGGCATGCCGAGCCGCTGTTGCGCCGCGGCGGCACCCTCCTCACCCTCAGCTTCTACGGCGCCGACAAAGTGGTCGGCGAGTACAACCTGATGGGGCCGGTGAAGGCGGCGCTGCAGTGCTGCGTCCGCTACCTGGCGCGCGAGCTCGGGCCGAAGGACATCCGCGTCCACGCCCTGTCGCCGGGACCGATTCGCACCCGCGCCGCCTCCGGCCTCGGCGGCTTCGACGCGCTGATCGCGGACGCGGCGGCGCGCACGCCGTCCGGGCGGCTGGCGACGATCGACGACGTCGGCGCGGTGGCGGCGTTCCTGGTCGGCGACGGAGCGCGGGCGATGAGCGGCGACACCGTGTTCGTGGACGGCGGCCGGCACGCCATCGGCTGA
- the purE gene encoding 5-(carboxyamino)imidazole ribonucleotide mutase, translating into MQPLVGIIMGSRSDWDTLRHAATTLAALDIPFEAAVVSAHRTPDRLFAYAADAEARGLEVIVAGAGGAAHLPGMTAAKTLLPVLGVPIRSETLAGLDALLSIVQMPGGVPVGTLSIGRAGAVNAALLAAAILARSRPEVRERLACWRREQTDAVLAQPDPRSPS; encoded by the coding sequence ATGCAGCCACTGGTCGGCATCATCATGGGATCGCGGTCGGACTGGGACACGCTGCGCCACGCGGCGACGACGCTGGCCGCCCTCGACATCCCCTTCGAGGCCGCCGTCGTCTCGGCGCACCGCACGCCCGATCGCCTGTTCGCCTATGCGGCCGACGCGGAAGCGCGCGGCCTCGAGGTCATCGTCGCCGGCGCCGGTGGCGCCGCCCACCTGCCGGGCATGACCGCCGCCAAGACGCTGCTGCCGGTGCTCGGCGTGCCGATCCGCAGCGAGACGCTGGCGGGCCTCGACGCGCTGCTCTCGATCGTCCAGATGCCGGGCGGCGTGCCGGTCGGCACGCTGTCGATCGGCCGCGCCGGCGCCGTCAACGCGGCATTGCTGGCAGCGGCGATTCTCGCCCGCAGCCGGCCCGAGGTGCGCGAACGGCTGGCGTGCTGGCGGCGCGAGCAGACCGACGCGGTGCTGGCGCAGCCCGACCCGCGGAGCCCGTCATGA
- a CDS encoding 5-(carboxyamino)imidazole ribonucleotide synthase yields the protein MRVGILGGGQLGRMLALAAQPLGIHCRVFDPEPGCPAAAVAEHVCAPYDDRDALARFADGLDVATCEIEGLPPATLAALAARVPLRPGLPALALKQDRLSEKRYLRAHGLATAPFASAASPAELGGALAAVGLPAILKRRERGYDGRGQALLRTHDAAAATAAALGGGPLLAEAVVEFARELSVIAVRSAEGEIRTYPLTENLHEDGILRCAVAPAPAVTAALRDAAAETARRLLVALDYVGVLVVELFALHDGRLLVNEIAPRVHNSGHWTIEGAETSQFENHLRALCGLPLGSTAAIGSSFLVNIIGAPPALDPILRLPDTHLHLYGKTPRPGRKIGHVTARALDERHLRQRGQAIVRHLSTTNEHGRMP from the coding sequence ATGCGGGTCGGCATCCTCGGCGGCGGACAGCTCGGCCGCATGCTCGCCCTCGCCGCCCAGCCGCTCGGCATCCACTGCCGGGTGTTCGACCCGGAGCCCGGCTGTCCGGCCGCCGCCGTCGCCGAGCACGTGTGCGCGCCGTACGACGATCGCGATGCGCTGGCGCGCTTCGCCGACGGGCTCGATGTCGCGACCTGCGAGATCGAGGGGCTGCCACCGGCGACCCTCGCCGCGCTCGCGGCGCGCGTGCCGCTGCGCCCCGGCCTCCCGGCCCTGGCGCTCAAGCAGGACCGCCTGTCGGAGAAGCGGTATCTGCGGGCGCACGGCCTGGCGACGGCGCCCTTCGCCAGCGCGGCATCGCCCGCCGAGCTCGGCGGCGCGCTCGCCGCGGTCGGGCTGCCGGCGATCCTGAAGCGGCGCGAGCGCGGCTACGACGGGCGCGGTCAGGCCCTGCTGCGCACCCACGATGCCGCCGCCGCGACCGCGGCGGCGCTGGGCGGCGGGCCGCTGCTGGCGGAGGCGGTGGTCGAGTTCGCGCGCGAGCTGTCGGTGATCGCGGTGCGCAGCGCCGAGGGCGAGATCCGCACCTATCCGCTGACCGAGAACCTGCACGAGGACGGCATCCTGCGCTGCGCGGTGGCGCCGGCCCCGGCGGTCACCGCGGCGCTGCGCGACGCCGCCGCGGAGACGGCCCGGCGCCTGCTGGTGGCGCTCGACTACGTCGGCGTCCTGGTGGTCGAGCTCTTCGCCCTGCACGATGGCCGCCTGCTGGTGAACGAGATCGCGCCGCGCGTCCACAACTCCGGCCACTGGACGATCGAGGGCGCCGAGACCAGTCAGTTCGAGAACCACCTGCGCGCGCTCTGCGGCCTGCCACTGGGCTCGACGGCGGCGATCGGGAGCTCCTTCCTGGTCAACATCATCGGCGCGCCCCCGGCGCTCGATCCGATCCTGCGTCTGCCGGACACGCACCTGCACCTCTACGGCAAGACCCCGCGGCCGGGGCGCAAGATCGGGCACGTGACCGCGCGCGCCCTCGACGAGCGCCATCTGCGCCAGCGCGGACAGGCCATCGTCCGCCATCTGTCCACCACCAACGAGCATGGGAGGATGCCATGA
- a CDS encoding carbonic anhydrase translates to MTLIAAALVASLTLAPAAPAAADGDPLTRLLAGNQRYGAAQPLHPNQSPERRRAVAAAQAPFAAVVGCADSRVPPELVLDAGLGDLFVVRTAGNVVDEIGLGSIEFAVAVLGTPLVVVLGHERCGAVEATLRGGPVPGDVQAVVDAIRPNLARAAARPGDPLANAVHDNVAAVVARLRSAEPVLAPRVRDGTLRIVGAVYDLDSGAVTLVDAPGGR, encoded by the coding sequence ATGACGCTCATCGCGGCGGCGCTCGTCGCCAGCCTGACCCTCGCCCCCGCCGCGCCGGCCGCGGCGGACGGCGATCCGCTGACCCGCCTGCTCGCCGGCAACCAGCGCTACGGCGCCGCCCAGCCGCTGCACCCGAACCAGTCGCCCGAACGGCGTCGGGCCGTCGCCGCGGCGCAGGCGCCGTTCGCCGCGGTGGTCGGCTGCGCCGACTCGCGGGTGCCGCCGGAGCTGGTGCTCGACGCCGGCCTCGGCGACCTCTTCGTCGTCCGCACCGCCGGCAACGTGGTCGACGAGATCGGCCTCGGCAGCATCGAGTTCGCCGTCGCGGTGCTCGGCACGCCGCTCGTCGTCGTCCTCGGCCACGAGCGCTGCGGCGCCGTCGAGGCGACGTTGCGGGGCGGACCGGTGCCGGGCGACGTGCAGGCCGTGGTCGACGCGATCCGCCCCAACCTCGCGCGCGCCGCGGCCCGGCCCGGCGATCCGCTGGCCAACGCCGTGCACGACAACGTCGCCGCCGTCGTCGCCCGCCTGCGCAGCGCCGAGCCGGTGCTGGCGCCGCGGGTGCGCGACGGCACGCTGCGCATCGTCGGGGCGGTGTACGACCTCGACAGCGGCGCGGTGACGCTAGTCGACGCGCCGGGCGGGAGGTGA
- a CDS encoding sodium-dependent bicarbonate transport family permease, with translation MAATLQANLFSPIVLAFALGVVARLVRSELRLPKDLYTALSIYLLFALGLKGGVELGHATLASIAGPAAVTLLLGCIRPLTAYASLRRLGGFSAADSAAIAAHYGSVSAVTFLAAQTFVASMGHAAEGFMPSLLALLESPGIHIALAIGTLQVGSGRPVRETLHEILTGRTMVLLAGGMLVGVLMGESGWQAVAPFFDGGFKGALTLFLLEMGMVAAERLGDLRKVGPFLLAFGIALPLLHGALGAALGSLAGLSLGGSTVLGAMAASASYIAAPPAARMTLPTANPTYYLTSSLAITFPFNVTIGIPLYYQLARLLHGGF, from the coding sequence GTGGCGGCGACGCTGCAGGCCAATCTGTTCTCGCCGATCGTCCTCGCGTTCGCGCTCGGCGTCGTCGCGCGCCTGGTGCGCAGCGAGCTCCGGTTGCCGAAGGACCTCTACACGGCGTTGTCGATCTACCTCCTGTTCGCGCTCGGCCTCAAAGGCGGCGTCGAGCTCGGACACGCCACCCTGGCGAGCATCGCCGGGCCGGCCGCGGTGACGCTGCTGCTCGGCTGCATCCGGCCGCTCACCGCCTACGCCAGCCTGCGCCGGCTCGGCGGATTCAGCGCCGCCGACTCGGCGGCCATCGCCGCCCACTACGGCTCCGTGTCCGCGGTGACGTTCCTCGCCGCCCAGACCTTCGTGGCCTCGATGGGCCACGCGGCCGAGGGCTTCATGCCGTCGCTGCTGGCGCTGCTCGAGAGCCCGGGCATCCACATCGCCCTGGCGATCGGGACGCTCCAGGTCGGCAGCGGCCGCCCGGTGCGCGAGACGCTGCACGAGATCCTCACCGGCCGCACGATGGTCCTGCTCGCCGGCGGCATGCTGGTGGGCGTCCTGATGGGAGAATCCGGATGGCAGGCGGTGGCGCCGTTCTTCGACGGCGGCTTCAAGGGCGCGCTCACCCTCTTCCTGCTGGAGATGGGGATGGTCGCGGCGGAGCGGCTGGGCGACCTGCGCAAGGTCGGGCCGTTCCTGCTCGCCTTCGGCATCGCCCTGCCGCTGCTGCACGGCGCGCTCGGGGCCGCGCTCGGCAGCCTGGCCGGGCTGTCGCTCGGCGGCAGCACGGTCCTCGGCGCCATGGCGGCCAGCGCCTCGTACATCGCCGCCCCGCCGGCGGCGCGCATGACCCTGCCGACGGCCAATCCGACCTACTACCTGACGTCGTCGCTGGCGATCACGTTCCCCTTCAACGTGACCATCGGCATCCCGCTCTACTACCAGCTCGCGCGTCTGCTGCACGGAGGCTTCTGA
- a CDS encoding transcriptional regulator: MGTVALSLVTIVAEAVLEESLIATVGELGATGYTLSDARGQGSRGRRLGEIPGDNIRLEVLVRADSAEALLDRLAERFFEHYAVVAWITDVRVRRGEKYG, translated from the coding sequence ATGGGTACCGTCGCGCTGTCCCTGGTCACCATCGTCGCCGAGGCGGTCCTCGAGGAGTCGCTGATCGCCACCGTCGGCGAGCTCGGCGCCACCGGCTACACGCTCAGCGACGCCCGCGGCCAGGGGAGCCGCGGGCGCCGGCTGGGCGAGATCCCGGGCGACAACATCCGCCTCGAGGTCCTGGTCCGCGCCGACAGCGCCGAGGCCCTTCTCGATCGGCTCGCCGAACGCTTCTTCGAGCACTACGCCGTCGTCGCGTGGATCACCGACGTTCGCGTCCGGCGGGGGGAGAAATACGGCTGA